A section of the Hippea sp. KM1 genome encodes:
- a CDS encoding TIGR02452 family protein → MSIQLEGISVIIPIEKIEKFYPGGFKKYKKDRGLTHDLEGVVFDDYIVRESAANPMDVGLIVDQWEELGLRAISGRGRNKKWKDICVVDLFDGPTLACDWISFSNGYVSYRDNKSNGNYTAFDPVSWIKGFNKALKEVKHDKNARIALKKFRKEIFEQTVEIVKRGFYEINGKRVHIDNMLAHRLTHFYDSVEPLKIEEPDYETNFSVIEADCLETASLLKKAGYNPCVLNMASNKHPGGNVEGGAGAQEENIFRRTNIFLSLFQFSDIAYEYGVERNPKSYPIPETGGIYSEYITVFRSSEDTGYSLLNQPYILSIVSVAAVNMPEIIKKGREYWLTEKYANLTKEKIRTMLRISAINDHDSIVLSAFGCGAFKNPPNHIARLFKEVFEEDEFKNRFRLVVFSIIDDHNSWKKHNPRGNILPFLEVFG, encoded by the coding sequence ATGTCTATTCAGCTTGAAGGAATCAGCGTTATAATACCTATAGAAAAAATAGAAAAATTTTATCCAGGCGGTTTTAAAAAGTATAAAAAGGATAGAGGGCTAACTCATGATTTAGAAGGGGTTGTTTTTGATGATTATATAGTGAGGGAATCAGCAGCCAATCCAATGGACGTAGGTTTAATCGTTGATCAATGGGAAGAGTTGGGTCTAAGGGCTATATCGGGCAGGGGTAGAAACAAAAAATGGAAGGATATTTGTGTTGTTGATTTATTTGACGGCCCAACTTTGGCTTGCGACTGGATATCTTTTAGTAATGGTTATGTTTCTTATCGTGACAATAAATCCAATGGAAACTATACGGCATTTGACCCTGTATCGTGGATAAAAGGATTTAATAAAGCTTTGAAAGAAGTAAAACATGACAAAAATGCCCGTATAGCTCTAAAGAAGTTTAGAAAAGAAATATTTGAACAAACCGTTGAGATAGTAAAGAGAGGTTTTTATGAGATAAATGGAAAAAGGGTTCATATCGACAATATGCTTGCACATAGGCTTACACACTTTTATGATAGTGTAGAACCGCTAAAGATCGAAGAACCCGATTATGAAACAAACTTTTCTGTTATAGAAGCAGACTGCCTTGAAACTGCAAGTTTACTTAAAAAAGCCGGTTATAACCCTTGTGTTTTGAATATGGCCAGCAATAAGCATCCAGGAGGAAATGTTGAAGGCGGGGCAGGTGCTCAAGAAGAAAACATATTCAGAAGAACAAATATTTTCTTATCCTTGTTCCAGTTTTCCGATATTGCTTATGAGTATGGAGTAGAAAGAAACCCAAAGAGTTATCCAATACCAGAGACAGGTGGAATATACTCAGAATACATCACTGTCTTTAGGAGTTCTGAGGATACAGGCTATAGTTTATTAAATCAGCCTTATATTTTAAGCATTGTAAGTGTTGCTGCTGTGAATATGCCGGAAATTATAAAGAAAGGCAGAGAATACTGGTTGACAGAGAAATATGCAAATCTAACAAAAGAAAAAATCAGAACCATGCTTAGGATATCTGCTATAAACGATCACGATTCTATTGTTTTGAGTGCATTTGGCTGTGGTGCATTCAAGAATCCACCAAACCATATAGCTCGGCTGTTCAAAGAGGTTTTTGAAGAGGATGAATTTAAAAATAGATTCAGGTTGGTTGTGTTTTCTATTATTGATGACCATAATTCTTGGAAAAAGCACAATCCAAGGGGTAATATACTGCCATTTTTAGAAGTATTTGGATAA
- a CDS encoding UvrD-helicase domain-containing protein: MEVIKNPPSNLSIEASAGSGKTYRLAERFLELLSLYLKAKQKATNPNLCSANCKLNVIPNSIDSIIAITFTNKAAAEMKERVISFLKSLADIQSDNAPNVGLDKDASLKMLIEIIENFSDFHITTIDSFMNRILKAFSVDLNIHPDYEITFDRDAIFDEAFETLVSDRSNAEELLDFLKRLLLLSQYEGMNPKAIVKKGLKRLEEVEVDEDVIGFSDLTSGFNIEARNLEDVEKVLKKRAKQHVEIVKKIATEELAKSKNRALNKTFAKTLTELTEENLLDNYDKLKKRQTGESKIFNNNKTLPPETEKAFNESLNRLIETAEQFFLIKGVYETEIIREQLNKLNQLEEKIKNSLNIVEISTISKDISSILRRDMGVSYAFCRLGERISHYLIDEFQDTSHSQFEAMEPLIDNTLAGEGSVFVVGDKKQAIYAWRGGDYTIFDRITSKRGIKKSRLKVNYRSEGNIVSFNNRVFKVAKLLNEDFASAISKNDAKDKIKNAIIDIYKYSYQKINKEKNKTLGYIEIKLADENAIKDNEDEFYRKSILKLMDRLINKFKLKPSQIMILIRQKENIKKVFAWLKEEFPGIEFITEDSLTLTSNIEIKKLLLVASALAFEEEPVYRRALELLNCNIDIDSIVEQIKGLTPYEVFVKLLSLDGFDSKNNKVYFDRLLEEVLKLTEQQKSLQEIIQYFYDNPDITITLNEEVEAVRIMTIHKAKGLESHTVVVPFYDWSLFSYPKNFYRAVDLSPILKDKKAFLNLDSKIRLFLDDAAEQYTDFIKTQFIEALNLMYVANTRAKENLFIIGTFKNKKSSRMTSGDMLDSILKAAYPDKLKQRFFLKVLKLGELKKQEEDKRKSDSVSDGDCGIEQLPKRVSISREFLKVYPKETFNTNIEEKRLGNLYHLAMSFIGSTDGKNIDEAAEKAYQKAKSVMGYENPKAVGLIKNTLEDLRDYFEKIESFHNEKEFVDSYGNILRPDRITTKNGQIYIIDFKSGKKENEHIKQIEGYVKLFKKAKGIIYYADEREIVHVG; the protein is encoded by the coding sequence ATGGAAGTTATAAAAAATCCACCCAGCAATCTCTCCATAGAAGCCTCTGCGGGAAGCGGCAAGACATACAGGTTGGCTGAGAGGTTTTTAGAGCTGCTCAGCCTATACCTAAAAGCAAAACAAAAAGCCACTAATCCAAATCTCTGCTCTGCAAATTGTAAACTTAATGTTATTCCAAATTCCATAGATTCCATCATAGCCATAACCTTCACAAATAAAGCCGCCGCTGAGATGAAGGAGAGGGTCATATCGTTCTTAAAATCACTTGCCGATATACAATCTGACAATGCCCCCAATGTGGGGCTTGATAAAGACGCATCACTTAAGATGCTCATTGAGATTATCGAGAACTTCTCAGACTTCCACATAACAACTATTGACTCGTTCATGAACAGAATCCTTAAAGCCTTTTCCGTTGACTTAAACATACATCCGGACTATGAGATAACATTTGATAGGGATGCGATTTTCGATGAGGCTTTTGAAACGCTTGTATCGGACAGATCCAATGCAGAGGAGTTGCTGGATTTTCTAAAGAGGCTCTTATTACTTAGCCAATACGAGGGGATGAACCCAAAGGCTATTGTTAAAAAAGGTCTTAAGAGGCTTGAAGAAGTTGAAGTTGATGAAGATGTAATTGGATTTTCTGATCTGACTTCAGGGTTCAATATTGAGGCAAGAAACTTAGAAGATGTTGAAAAGGTATTGAAAAAGAGGGCGAAGCAGCATGTCGAAATTGTTAAAAAGATAGCAACAGAGGAGCTGGCCAAAAGCAAGAATAGAGCCTTAAATAAAACCTTTGCCAAAACACTCACCGAGCTAACTGAGGAAAACCTCTTGGACAACTATGACAAGCTCAAAAAAAGGCAAACAGGGGAAAGCAAGATATTTAACAACAACAAAACCCTTCCGCCAGAGACAGAAAAAGCCTTCAACGAGAGCCTAAACAGGCTAATAGAGACAGCAGAGCAGTTTTTTCTCATAAAGGGTGTCTATGAAACAGAGATAATAAGAGAGCAGCTAAATAAGCTAAATCAGCTTGAAGAAAAGATAAAGAACTCCCTAAATATTGTTGAAATCAGCACCATCTCCAAAGATATTAGCAGTATCCTAAGAAGGGATATGGGTGTAAGCTATGCCTTCTGCAGACTCGGTGAGCGGATATCCCACTATCTGATTGATGAGTTTCAGGATACATCCCACAGCCAGTTTGAGGCAATGGAGCCCTTAATCGACAACACCCTTGCAGGTGAGGGCAGCGTCTTTGTTGTGGGCGATAAGAAGCAGGCAATATACGCCTGGCGTGGCGGAGATTACACCATATTCGACAGGATTACATCCAAAAGAGGTATAAAAAAGAGCAGGCTTAAGGTAAATTACAGATCAGAGGGCAATATAGTGAGCTTCAACAACAGGGTATTCAAGGTTGCAAAGCTGCTTAATGAGGACTTTGCCTCTGCTATTTCAAAAAACGATGCAAAAGATAAGATAAAAAACGCCATTATCGATATATACAAATACTCCTATCAGAAGATAAACAAAGAGAAAAACAAGACTTTGGGCTATATCGAGATAAAACTCGCCGATGAGAATGCAATAAAGGACAACGAGGATGAGTTTTACAGAAAGAGCATTCTCAAGCTAATGGATAGGCTCATAAACAAGTTCAAACTGAAGCCCTCACAGATTATGATTCTGATCAGGCAGAAGGAAAACATCAAAAAGGTCTTTGCCTGGCTCAAAGAGGAATTCCCAGGTATTGAATTCATTACTGAGGATTCGCTAACACTAACAAGCAACATAGAGATAAAAAAGCTTCTGCTTGTTGCCTCTGCTTTAGCATTTGAAGAAGAACCCGTATACAGAAGAGCATTAGAGCTTCTAAATTGCAATATAGACATAGACAGTATAGTTGAGCAGATAAAGGGATTAACGCCCTATGAGGTCTTTGTAAAGCTGCTCAGCCTTGATGGGTTTGACAGCAAAAACAACAAGGTCTATTTCGATAGGCTCTTGGAAGAGGTCTTGAAGCTAACAGAGCAACAAAAAAGCCTTCAGGAGATTATTCAATACTTCTATGACAACCCAGACATCACCATAACCCTAAACGAAGAGGTCGAAGCGGTAAGGATCATGACCATACACAAGGCAAAGGGGCTTGAAAGCCACACGGTTGTTGTGCCGTTTTATGATTGGAGTCTGTTTAGCTATCCAAAAAACTTCTATAGAGCCGTTGACCTATCGCCTATTTTGAAAGACAAAAAGGCATTTCTGAATTTAGATAGCAAAATCAGGCTATTCTTGGATGATGCAGCAGAGCAATACACAGACTTTATAAAGACGCAGTTCATAGAAGCCCTAAACCTCATGTATGTTGCAAATACAAGGGCAAAAGAAAACCTATTCATAATAGGGACATTCAAAAATAAAAAGAGCAGCAGAATGACATCGGGTGATATGCTTGATTCCATCCTTAAAGCGGCATATCCGGATAAGCTGAAGCAAAGGTTCTTTCTTAAGGTTTTAAAGCTTGGGGAACTTAAGAAGCAGGAAGAGGATAAGAGAAAGAGTGATAGTGTTAGTGATGGTGATTGTGGGATTGAGCAGTTGCCCAAAAGAGTCTCTATATCGAGGGAGTTTTTAAAGGTCTATCCCAAAGAGACCTTCAATACCAACATAGAGGAGAAAAGGCTGGGCAATCTCTATCATCTTGCCATGTCATTCATTGGCTCAACAGACGGTAAAAATATAGACGAGGCAGCAGAAAAAGCCTATCAGAAGGCAAAAAGCGTAATGGGATACGAAAACCCAAAGGCTGTTGGTTTGATAAAAAACACGCTTGAAGATTTAAGGGATTACTTTGAGAAGATAGAAAGCTTCCACAACGAGAAGGAGTTTGTGGACAGTTACGGCAACATCCTAAGACCAGACAGAATCACAACAAAAAACGGCCAGATTTACATAATAGACTTCAAAAGCGGCAAAAAAGAAAACGAACACATAAAGCAGATAGAGGGTTATGTAAAGCTATTCAAAAAGGCAAAGGGCATCATATACTATGCAGATGAAAGGGAAATAGTCCATGTCGGCTGA
- a CDS encoding helicase HerA domain-containing protein, whose protein sequence is MKLLTSDSIFNKICNIVDNASKSVKIASAWLKGNLLYELLDKLGNNVELFIILRASELQDLLITDNNVFRKIKEKNGKIYINNRLHAKFILVDDKEAILGSANFTNPGLSDYKEGNIEASVYFSEEAEVEKLVDYFEKIKNQDSTLLVNDICGFALSPVKTKSFDIVLIDPNIKEQSYIEVKTDTEMILAKISSIYSYNPGFFANPFSSSESSVFAPFEDFRKLFSEHNDSDWTRAATFAYLNEKGDSIRIAKAEIIGSFIEQNKNTSKMDTPMRPFDGGSPVYLASDETMQVLMKTNFSRSQMECPVKIGCLNDDKTDAFIDASEVNTKHMLVLGTTGSGKSYFTKLFLSRLVSLDKCKPQIFILDPHGEYYDPLVKDFGVPQRHIHRIQLPDTLFYIHPDEVADLIVELGFANIITGNSEIAKRNKSTINKFIKQFRTLNIYPEKNLRQLLSEIVTTSDKDEAEIKVNVDEEALNVYGKEEKIISNQVNVYKSLKEGLNSSKSIVIFDFSKITDPKTRVNLAGLIMQELFFKNRETKENRLLVLEEAHNFAPEGSYGDISSGKDNLALTMARKIASEGRKFNLGLLIVTQRPAQVSKYVLSQANTQAMFRTMNSADLVAIENYIEFAGKDLIELLPSLQTGIGVFSGLGVPFPVVVRVK, encoded by the coding sequence ATGAAACTCTTAACCAGCGATAGCATTTTTAACAAAATCTGCAACATAGTCGACAATGCCTCAAAGAGTGTAAAAATAGCCTCTGCCTGGCTTAAAGGCAACCTGCTTTATGAGCTATTGGATAAATTAGGAAACAATGTTGAGTTGTTTATAATTTTAAGGGCATCAGAACTTCAGGATCTGTTGATAACAGACAACAATGTCTTTAGAAAAATAAAAGAAAAAAACGGCAAGATTTATATTAACAACAGACTTCATGCCAAATTCATACTCGTTGATGATAAGGAAGCCATTTTGGGGTCTGCTAACTTTACCAATCCGGGTCTTTCAGACTACAAAGAAGGAAATATAGAGGCCTCCGTTTACTTCAGTGAAGAAGCCGAGGTGGAAAAGCTGGTAGACTATTTCGAGAAAATAAAAAATCAAGACTCAACCCTGCTTGTTAATGATATTTGCGGTTTTGCTTTGTCCCCTGTAAAGACCAAATCCTTTGATATTGTTTTAATAGACCCCAACATAAAGGAGCAATCCTATATTGAAGTCAAAACAGATACAGAAATGATCTTAGCCAAAATCTCAAGCATATACTCATACAACCCAGGGTTCTTTGCCAATCCATTCTCAAGTAGTGAGTCAAGTGTTTTTGCTCCATTTGAAGACTTCAGAAAACTATTTTCAGAACACAACGACTCAGACTGGACAAGGGCTGCTACATTTGCCTATCTAAATGAGAAAGGGGATAGCATAAGAATAGCTAAAGCAGAAATCATAGGCTCATTTATAGAACAAAACAAAAATACATCAAAAATGGACACCCCAATGAGACCATTTGATGGTGGTAGTCCTGTTTATTTAGCCTCAGATGAAACCATGCAGGTTTTAATGAAAACAAACTTTTCAAGAAGTCAGATGGAATGCCCTGTTAAAATTGGTTGTTTAAACGATGACAAAACAGATGCTTTCATAGATGCTTCAGAAGTCAACACAAAACACATGCTTGTGCTTGGAACAACAGGCTCAGGCAAGAGCTATTTCACCAAACTGTTCCTGTCAAGGCTTGTCAGCTTAGATAAATGTAAACCTCAAATCTTCATACTTGACCCGCATGGGGAGTATTACGATCCATTAGTTAAAGACTTTGGTGTTCCTCAACGACACATACATAGAATACAACTTCCGGATACACTGTTTTACATACATCCAGATGAGGTTGCGGATTTAATAGTGGAACTTGGGTTTGCCAACATCATAACTGGTAATTCAGAAATAGCCAAAAGAAACAAAAGCACTATTAACAAATTTATAAAACAGTTTAGAACACTAAATATATACCCAGAAAAAAATCTTAGACAATTATTGAGTGAGATAGTGACAACAAGTGATAAAGATGAAGCAGAAATAAAAGTAAATGTTGATGAAGAAGCTTTAAATGTGTATGGCAAAGAAGAAAAAATCATTTCAAATCAAGTGAATGTTTACAAAAGTTTAAAAGAAGGCCTTAACTCCTCCAAGAGTATCGTTATCTTTGACTTCTCAAAGATTACAGACCCCAAAACGAGGGTCAATTTGGCTGGATTGATCATGCAAGAGCTGTTTTTCAAAAACAGAGAGACAAAAGAAAACAGGCTTTTGGTTCTTGAAGAGGCACACAACTTTGCGCCAGAGGGCAGCTATGGAGACATCTCATCAGGCAAGGATAACCTTGCATTGACAATGGCAAGGAAAATAGCCTCAGAGGGAAGGAAATTTAACCTCGGACTTCTAATAGTCACACAACGACCTGCTCAGGTCAGTAAATATGTGCTGTCTCAGGCAAATACACAGGCAATGTTTAGAACAATGAACTCGGCAGACCTTGTAGCAATAGAAAACTACATAGAGTTTGCGGGCAAGGATTTAATTGAGCTGTTGCCGTCTCTGCAAACAGGCATAGGTGTTTTTAGTGGTTTAGGAGTTCCGTTTCCTGTTGTGGTAAGGGTGAAGTGA
- a CDS encoding WapI family immunity protein, with amino-acid sequence MQNPAVAFKARNGLVFSFSITGYQFPDIESFADKYDKNWLNVRVNIKDKSGAEFNAEDPSILTWELKELLEWFKTISRGKEPEYNAIGFIEPAIYFELLDKSPDSKVKIRIHLCCELKPKQLKPNHEDDEFVIDVDLSPKDIEEAINGLEKIIELFPQR; translated from the coding sequence ATGCAAAATCCTGCTGTTGCTTTTAAGGCTCGAAACGGGTTGGTTTTTTCTTTTTCTATAACCGGCTATCAGTTCCCGGATATTGAGAGTTTTGCTGATAAATACGACAAGAACTGGCTCAATGTCAGGGTGAATATTAAAGACAAAAGCGGTGCTGAGTTTAATGCAGAAGACCCATCCATTTTGACATGGGAGCTAAAGGAGCTTCTTGAGTGGTTTAAAACCATATCCAGAGGCAAAGAGCCAGAATACAATGCAATTGGGTTTATAGAGCCTGCGATCTATTTTGAGCTGCTCGATAAAAGCCCAGATAGTAAAGTTAAAATCAGGATTCATCTGTGCTGCGAGCTTAAGCCCAAACAGCTAAAACCAAACCATGAGGATGACGAGTTCGTTATTGATGTAGATCTATCGCCCAAAGATATTGAAGAGGCAATAAACGGCTTAGAAAAGATCATTGAGCTATTCCCGCAAAGATAG
- a CDS encoding 5' nucleotidase, NT5C type: MDNVLVDFQSAFSKLPKEILDKYDGRLDEIPGIFSLMEPMPHAIESYIKLAEIFDTYVLSTAPWENPTAWSDKLNWVKKYLGKYAYKRLILSHNKHLNHGDFLIDDSTKNGVDKFIGEHIHFGTPEFPDWNAVVDYLMKKVGAEP, translated from the coding sequence ATGGACAATGTGCTTGTGGATTTTCAATCAGCGTTTTCGAAACTTCCAAAGGAGATATTAGATAAATATGATGGTCGTTTAGATGAAATACCGGGTATTTTTTCTCTTATGGAACCCATGCCGCATGCTATTGAATCTTATATTAAGCTTGCCGAGATATTTGATACATATGTTTTATCAACTGCTCCTTGGGAAAATCCTACTGCCTGGTCTGATAAGCTAAATTGGGTTAAAAAATATCTTGGAAAATATGCATACAAACGACTGATACTTTCTCATAACAAACACCTAAATCACGGAGATTTTCTTATTGATGACAGCACTAAAAACGGCGTTGATAAATTTATAGGTGAACATATACATTTTGGAACACCTGAGTTTCCGGATTGGAATGCTGTTGTCGATTATCTTATGAAAAAAGTCGGAGCAGAACCATGA
- a CDS encoding PD-(D/E)XK nuclease family protein: protein MSAEFYKIDLGKNYPEFIANLLTSLKDNYKRIVFISANKRPIRFIEKQISPEIALGVDFFTIDEFVQWIVTEYLNPAPTIQTKLFRQLYFLDLIKSTIGEKESLFGTDDARLLGWAKRLSSLFDEIDRQLLDERLADFQYIEAIEEAERILSRLKSLYAKYREDLKDFTYSGDSFRRAVEITKKDAFKDDFRGSLFIYSGIVYLSNSDLEIIKNISTIADIIYLSQTDLLKREKTKGKIGFSTFKVIDELEAKLKKAINAKTIYKGCEEEEKKVAKPETELSFYQFADTHTQAEAIFNILKKHKKIKKPDKLAVILPNQATLFPLLSFIDKDYNINITMGFPFLNTNIGMFVDSVFELALDLKNRGQKPQTANSKLLLKLLNSSIIGLFKDDIIQEAKEIKRELFEKGAGSYTFKNNSAIHFLISNFVNIDSLKALKEAFMGLIGRIDEKKLEGFELESQLLQLLQAQIIDAIDSLADRSIDLKFAYQLTKEILKDIEVPFEGYPLKGIQIMGMLEARSLSFDEVVVADVNEGVLPSADKIDPLLPEEIKVALGLTSFKQKEALVRYNFFRLIYSSRKAHIMYKVGSTGMEKFIKSRFAEQLILLEELKDKKPNICTPKISLKVAKDTANYIEKDEEAINYFNHLTLFSPTEIDAYLNCPYAHYLRYIKKIEPRVSLEDKFEANLLGSIIHKLLEEGFKEFKGKRLSKSDLEKIKKSILKRLDQIFKNPDEETRGFLERLSEFERAGLPIILKHRLSNYFLAITNSKDFKPFEVIETEYDKGAFEMELDSGVKATLWGKIDRIDKIGDTLRIVDYKAGMHSLKPKTTKIAQLNQKLKHDLFNDEQLKGVRDTAVSFQLAVYMLIASNMWKDKEITTELHYLGKTKAAEKGPTSKDIETYKDLLRYTLNHMKNSKYIYALPSDRCSFCPYNYFCKFGG from the coding sequence ATGTCGGCTGAGTTTTATAAAATCGATTTAGGCAAAAACTATCCTGAGTTTATTGCAAACCTCCTTACATCCTTAAAGGACAATTACAAAAGGATAGTGTTCATATCGGCAAACAAGCGCCCCATCAGGTTTATAGAAAAACAGATAAGCCCAGAAATCGCTTTAGGTGTGGATTTTTTCACAATCGATGAATTTGTGCAGTGGATAGTGACAGAATACTTAAACCCCGCACCGACCATACAGACCAAGCTCTTTAGGCAGCTTTACTTCCTTGATTTGATAAAATCCACCATCGGTGAAAAAGAGTCGCTATTTGGCACAGATGATGCACGGCTCCTTGGATGGGCAAAGAGGCTGTCGTCCCTGTTTGATGAGATAGATAGGCAACTCTTGGATGAAAGGCTTGCCGATTTTCAATACATAGAAGCCATTGAGGAAGCAGAGCGTATACTCAGCAGGCTAAAAAGCCTATATGCGAAATACAGGGAGGATTTAAAAGACTTCACATACTCAGGCGATAGCTTCAGGCGTGCGGTTGAGATAACAAAAAAAGATGCATTCAAAGATGATTTTAGAGGCTCACTTTTTATCTATAGCGGCATTGTCTATCTTTCTAACTCCGATTTGGAAATTATAAAGAACATATCAACCATTGCCGACATAATCTATCTATCCCAAACAGACCTTCTAAAAAGGGAAAAGACAAAGGGCAAGATAGGCTTTTCGACTTTTAAGGTGATAGACGAGCTTGAGGCAAAACTCAAAAAAGCTATAAACGCAAAGACAATATATAAAGGATGTGAAGAAGAAGAGAAAAAGGTTGCCAAGCCAGAAACAGAGCTATCTTTCTATCAATTTGCAGACACGCATACACAGGCAGAGGCAATCTTCAATATCCTAAAAAAGCACAAAAAGATAAAAAAACCGGATAAGCTTGCTGTAATACTGCCCAATCAGGCAACGCTATTCCCCCTTCTTTCCTTTATTGATAAGGATTACAACATAAACATAACAATGGGCTTTCCATTTTTAAACACAAATATCGGCATGTTTGTTGACTCAGTCTTTGAGCTTGCGCTTGATTTGAAAAACAGGGGGCAAAAGCCCCAGACTGCAAACTCAAAGCTGCTGCTTAAGCTTCTAAACTCAAGCATCATAGGCCTTTTTAAAGACGACATAATTCAAGAGGCTAAAGAGATAAAAAGAGAGTTATTTGAAAAAGGAGCGGGGAGCTATACATTTAAAAACAACTCAGCTATCCACTTTCTCATAAGCAACTTTGTCAATATAGACAGTCTCAAAGCCCTAAAAGAGGCATTTATGGGGCTGATTGGTCGTATTGATGAGAAAAAATTAGAGGGATTTGAGCTTGAATCCCAGCTACTTCAGTTGCTTCAGGCCCAGATCATAGATGCCATAGATAGCTTAGCAGACAGAAGCATAGACCTAAAATTTGCCTATCAGCTAACCAAAGAGATACTAAAAGATATAGAGGTTCCATTTGAAGGGTATCCGTTAAAAGGCATTCAAATCATGGGAATGCTTGAGGCTCGCTCTTTGTCCTTTGATGAGGTTGTTGTGGCCGATGTCAACGAGGGTGTCTTGCCCTCTGCCGACAAAATCGACCCGCTTCTGCCTGAGGAGATAAAGGTCGCTTTGGGTTTAACATCATTTAAACAGAAGGAAGCACTCGTTAGGTATAACTTCTTTAGGCTCATATATTCATCAAGGAAAGCCCACATCATGTATAAGGTTGGCTCAACGGGCATGGAGAAGTTCATAAAAAGCAGGTTTGCAGAGCAGCTAATCCTGCTTGAGGAGCTAAAGGACAAAAAACCAAATATATGCACACCAAAAATAAGCCTTAAGGTTGCAAAAGACACCGCAAATTACATAGAAAAGGATGAAGAGGCTATAAACTACTTCAACCATCTAACACTCTTCTCACCCACAGAGATAGACGCCTATCTAAACTGCCCGTATGCCCACTATTTAAGATATATCAAAAAGATAGAGCCGAGGGTTAGCTTGGAGGATAAGTTTGAAGCGAATCTATTGGGAAGCATCATACACAAACTGCTTGAGGAAGGCTTTAAAGAGTTTAAGGGTAAGAGGTTGAGTAAAAGCGATTTAGAAAAGATAAAAAAGAGTATCTTAAAAAGATTAGACCAGATCTTTAAAAACCCCGATGAAGAGACCAGGGGCTTTTTAGAGAGGCTATCAGAATTTGAAAGGGCTGGCCTGCCCATCATTTTAAAGCACAGGCTATCCAACTACTTTTTGGCAATAACCAACAGCAAAGACTTCAAACCGTTTGAGGTTATCGAGACAGAATACGATAAAGGTGCTTTTGAGATGGAACTCGACTCAGGAGTCAAGGCCACACTTTGGGGAAAAATAGACAGAATAGATAAGATTGGTGATACTTTAAGGATAGTTGACTACAAAGCCGGCATGCACAGCCTAAAACCAAAAACAACAAAGATTGCACAGCTAAACCAAAAACTGAAGCACGACCTATTCAACGACGAACAACTAAAAGGGGTAAGAGACACGGCTGTCTCCTTCCAGCTTGCCGTCTATATGTTAATTGCATCAAATATGTGGAAGGATAAAGAAATAACAACGGAACTTCACTATTTAGGAAAAACCAAAGCAGCAGAAAAAGGCCCAACGAGCAAGGACATAGAAACATACAAAGACCTCCTGCGATATACGCTAAACCACATGAAAAACTCCAAATATATCTACGCCCTGCCATCAGACAGATGCAGTTTCTGCCCGTATAACTACTTCTGTAAATTCGGAGGTTAA